In the Streptobacillus moniliformis DSM 12112 genome, one interval contains:
- a CDS encoding heavy metal translocating P-type ATPase: MKYLICGIDCAGCASKLEEHLKNHENVKDLSINFATKSLSVDFNVESENNIDELVEYGRKKEKSFDIKIENKSEIQFLEEIEELKDQKIHMFISLALFIFAIFVDKYLYMYLRYDSELYLYYIPLYLFSYAIVAFPIIKDAIKSIKNGDCFNEKVLMMVASLLAIFIREYEEATGVMLFYTLGEYFQEYSVLKSRKGIRSLIDLNDNKVHKLDEDKNEFVDVDVNLIKPGDIFYVKPGEKILLDGKIYIGNAELDTSMITGESLPRHFEKDDEVLAGMINLTKTLAIEASKSFDESSIYKIVEMIENSGHNKSKMEKFVTKFSRYYTPIIFTLAIFITIVPPIFFRNISFMDSLYNGIVLLVIACPCALVLSIPLTFFSGIGRAAKEGILIKGADIFDNIDKIDSVFLDKTGTITEGKFKVNSVFEDLEKIDIDLKEVYEYIYKAEENSNHPIAKSIISFIDKKFGLVDNVENEERFYEYISLCGHCGCCHDYSEHYNKQDIKIAEHEPKGHYYGDECKNHIKKIKDNGKYLKKQFSKNKKILEINEIAGLGLNVKFEDRELLIGNKRILEDRNIYIPEISFIDDKNSSLVYVAIDNVFVSLFVIKDKIKEDTKEAIALMKKTKIKEVVMLTGDNLEAAKEVGNILGIDRIYSNLLPQDKLNILIKEKENKHILFVGDGINDAPVIAAADVGVAMGNMGQDITINTADIVLNTDSLTKISVLKKISSKMKAIVFQNLLFIISIKLIIITFGVFSFMSMWFAVFADVGVTILTVLNAMRMRYIKL; the protein is encoded by the coding sequence ATGAAATATTTAATATGTGGAATTGATTGTGCAGGTTGTGCAAGTAAGTTAGAGGAACATCTTAAAAATCATGAAAATGTTAAGGATTTAAGTATAAATTTTGCAACTAAAAGCTTATCTGTGGACTTTAATGTTGAAAGTGAAAATAATATAGATGAGTTAGTAGAATATGGTAGAAAAAAAGAAAAATCTTTTGATATTAAAATAGAAAATAAGTCTGAAATACAATTTTTAGAAGAAATAGAAGAGTTAAAAGATCAAAAAATCCATATGTTTATATCACTTGCTTTATTTATCTTTGCAATATTTGTAGATAAATATCTATATATGTATTTAAGATATGATTCAGAACTTTACTTATACTATATACCTCTTTATTTATTCTCTTATGCTATAGTTGCATTTCCTATTATTAAAGATGCTATTAAATCAATTAAAAATGGAGATTGTTTTAATGAAAAAGTACTTATGATGGTAGCTTCATTATTAGCTATATTTATTAGAGAATATGAAGAAGCAACGGGGGTAATGCTATTTTATACATTAGGTGAATATTTTCAGGAATATTCAGTTTTAAAATCAAGAAAAGGTATTAGAAGTTTAATAGATTTAAATGATAATAAAGTACATAAATTAGATGAAGATAAAAATGAATTTGTAGATGTAGATGTTAATTTAATTAAACCTGGTGATATCTTTTATGTTAAACCTGGAGAAAAAATATTACTTGATGGTAAAATATATATAGGTAATGCAGAACTTGATACATCTATGATAACAGGTGAATCTCTTCCTAGGCATTTTGAAAAAGATGATGAAGTATTGGCAGGAATGATAAATTTAACTAAAACTTTAGCAATTGAAGCAAGTAAAAGCTTTGATGAAAGTAGTATATATAAGATAGTGGAAATGATAGAAAATTCTGGGCATAATAAATCTAAAATGGAAAAATTTGTTACTAAATTTTCAAGATATTATACTCCAATAATATTTACCTTAGCCATATTTATAACTATAGTTCCACCTATATTTTTTAGAAATATTAGTTTTATGGATTCACTTTATAACGGTATAGTACTTTTAGTTATAGCTTGTCCATGTGCTTTAGTACTTTCTATACCACTTACCTTTTTCTCAGGTATTGGTAGAGCTGCAAAAGAGGGTATACTTATTAAAGGTGCAGATATATTTGATAATATAGATAAGATAGATAGTGTATTTTTAGATAAAACAGGAACGATAACAGAAGGAAAATTTAAGGTTAATTCAGTTTTTGAAGATTTAGAAAAAATAGATATAGATTTAAAAGAAGTATACGAATATATATATAAGGCTGAGGAAAATTCTAACCACCCTATAGCTAAATCAATAATTTCTTTCATAGATAAGAAATTTGGATTAGTTGATAATGTAGAAAATGAAGAAAGATTTTATGAATATATAAGTTTATGTGGACATTGTGGTTGTTGCCATGATTATTCAGAACACTATAATAAACAAGATATTAAAATAGCAGAACATGAACCTAAGGGTCATTATTATGGTGATGAATGTAAAAATCATATTAAAAAAATAAAAGATAATGGAAAATATTTAAAAAAACAGTTTTCTAAGAATAAAAAAATATTAGAAATTAATGAAATAGCTGGATTAGGGTTAAATGTTAAATTTGAAGATAGAGAATTATTGATAGGTAATAAAAGAATATTAGAAGATAGAAATATATATATACCTGAAATAAGTTTTATAGATGATAAAAATTCTTCTTTAGTTTATGTAGCTATAGATAATGTTTTCGTTTCCTTATTTGTTATTAAAGATAAAATAAAAGAGGATACAAAAGAAGCTATTGCTTTAATGAAAAAGACTAAAATTAAAGAAGTGGTAATGCTTACTGGAGATAATTTAGAGGCAGCTAAAGAAGTAGGAAATATTTTAGGCATAGATAGAATATATTCAAATCTATTACCACAAGATAAATTAAACATTTTAATTAAAGAAAAAGAAAATAAGCATATCCTATTTGTAGGAGATGGAATTAATGATGCCCCTGTAATTGCAGCAGCTGATGTAGGAGTTGCAATGGGAAATATGGGGCAAGACATTACTATAAATACAGCAGATATAGTTTTAAATACAGATAGTTTAACTAAAATATCAGTACTTAAAAAAATCTCAAGTAAAATGAAAGCTATAGTTTTCCAAAACTTATTATTCATTATTTCAATAAAATTAATAATAATCACATTCGGAGTTTTTAGCTTTATGTCTATGTGGTTTGCAGTATTTGCTGATGTGGGTGTTACTATACTTACAGTTTTAAATGCAATGAGAATGAGATATATTAAATTATAA